One Arachis hypogaea cultivar Tifrunner chromosome 18, arahy.Tifrunner.gnm2.J5K5, whole genome shotgun sequence genomic window, CCATTTCAACTTTCTTAGGCCTTCCAAATCCAAAGTCAGTCTCATACACACCCAACTTGTGCGAAGCCATCACATGAAACGCACTATTCCCCAACACAAACAACTTCATGAACAATGCCTTCCAATTTTCCGCACCCTGAAACGGCGAACTCTTCATGTCGTTTATACCCTTTTCTATTACCTTAACCGCATTCACAAAACCGTCTTCTCCTTTAAGTTCCATCCTCTTAAGCTTTGTTTGGCACTGTGTTATGCAATTCCCAAAATAAGTAATTGGAATTGGATATCCGAGTAGATTGTTATTCCTACAATCAGCTGGAAAATGAAaatgctcttcttcttcttctcctccttcattGTTATCGTTATGTCTTGTAGTTTTAATTAAACTACTCCATACAAAACCACATATCACCATAAAGGTTGATAGATATTGCGGCGCTTTGTATCCGTTGCTTTTTTTCAATTTGTTCATCGCAAACCTTTTCATTGCTTCAATGTCTtctttaccaaacacaattgttGTTTTAACATAGTCCTCTTCCAATATTGATTCACCATTTTGACTTTGAGCTACGAGTTTGTCCTTCCATAATGTCCTCTCGTTAAAATAGTCTTTCAACAAAACGGCCTCGAGCTCATTAGGATCCTTCAATATTTCCCTATCAAAACAGGGTAGTAATGAATAGTGCTTCTCTAAGAGTGTTGAGTCAATAATTTCTTCCAAATTTATTATTCCACAAAGAGAAGaccaaaatttcataaaatggcCACAACACCTACCGTCCATCACGTGACAATAGGTGATGGCGATGCAAAGACCACGGTTTGGAAAAACCGTGACCTGCAAGGCCACAAGTGGTGACACGATCGTGTCATCATTCTTGTCATGCGTGGCCTTGTCCATTAATGTTGGAACCAAGTGATCCAAATCTTTGACACTTTTGGGGTCATTGCTTGAAATATGATCGAAATTCGAAGCCGACTCGACGATGGTGAAGGTGACGGTGTCTTCATTGGTACATTGAATGAAGGGCTTGTGGGGTGGTGGAGGACATAGGAGGTTCCCGGCTAGAGGGAAGAAACGTTGTAGAGTAAGAGACAGAGAGAGTTTGAGGGTTGGGagggtattttggtaaaaatggttGGTGGAAAAAGGGAAGTTATAGAAAAATTGGCGTCTAACGTAAATTGGACCTGTAAAAGGTAGGTCAAGGAATGTAAGGGGGAGGGATTTGATTTTTGGATCATCATTATCATGGTATGCTTTTGCAAGACCAACTTGTGTTTGTTCCACAAGCTTATGCTTGCTATGAtgattttccattttttttttttggtggtgCAACTTTGTTAGTTAAAATTGATAGGTGATGATGAGATAGCTATTATTCGAACATGTGGAAATTAGCAGAGAGGGTGTATGTACTTATATACTGGCTGATCATATCAATTTCCTGTTCAAAATTGAAGCTAAAAGCTTGTGGAAAGTATACGATTTTCCCCTAAATAATGGAGAAAAAACATAATGACTCCAAAGTGTTTCAATTGTCGTATGATGTAGCTCGTGTAGTGGATGACTTATTCAAAAATATATGGACTAGCTATTAACTTTTATTTAgagatagaaaaaataattattcatgtatttttttattagtttaatttttttaaaaaaaaatatgatatcaaaatttttataattgaaaagtTTAGAATTTTATCATTGttgaaccaaaataaaaaaacaacataagacaaaaataataaaaaaaaaaaacttatgtcACATTCAcgcaaattcaaaaaaaaaaatcgtacataaaaaaatatattaaaaatataatcatttatatatctctttttaacaatttaaattattagaaaaaagaaattttatcacaggaaaaatatgaaaaaatattaaagaatcatcataatttattatttattttgaccatcaattttaactattaattcaatttcttttaataataatttaacaacaatatattttatcctatatttttaaatactaatagctaattaatatattttatcttacattttaaatattaatctaTTTGTTTCGTATTACGAGTAAATAgccaaaatcgtccctgaaagatatcTCGAtatccattttggtcctcaaaaattattgttaattacatttctattaaaattagtagtatcaaaaaatattttaaatttaatattatcaagaaaaaatttaaaaaaattatataaggactaatttgattaatttttaaaattttaggaatgaaaatgacttacgtctgaactttcaaggactattttgattataaataacttttttacatctCAAGTGTCACGTGTCGCTGATCTAATGCCACATGTCACTGAccgacacgtcaaccaatcatcttgtgataCGTGGCATTAGCCCTCTACGTCATtatatgccacgtggcacttaacgtgacacatcatcatccaattgacggaaggactaacgtgaccaaTCGTGTATCTTTCGAGAATGATTTTGATTAACTTTAttttttgaggaccaaaatgaagATCGAAATATTTTTCaaggacgattttgactatttaCTCCTCGTATTAccgtaaaaaataaataagagcatACACTTGGATATATAGTTATACAgtcaacaatatatataataaattgatTTTCTGAGTAACAACTCGGTCATATCACAAATAGACAAATAGTGTTTTCGAAAGAAAGTGAGGGGAAATTGCTAAGAGTTGATTTTCATTTTCCACCAAGCTAAGCAAAATGGATCGGAGTATTCAACGTCATtgcaaattttttcttctttttataacAATAACTATACGGCACATATTTTTGAGAACATTaatgttagaaaaaaaaaagtccaaatttatcttatttaatatttattaattattgtaataattaataaatattaaataaaataaattatggttattttttgttaatttttttttattatcaaatattttcgtaTTTTTTATAATGGGACATCAATGTCGCAAATTATCTTTAATACTGTGCAGCTATGTGTGTACGATAAAAATGTGTCTATCAACATGTGTATCACACTTTTTActcaataatatattaattaggaGGTTCCAATGAAATTAACTATTATCCACGTGAAGTTGCAAGGAAAAGTTATCAAACGTAACGATATGTTGTAACTGAGTTACGTACGTCATCAAGCTTATCGCTATTGAGGTAAcgtattaagtaattaattttgagttaatatttaaattattctcAGCATCAATTTAgtcttcaaaaatttaatttatttaatttaatcctTCACTTAACATTTGTTGTTCATATTGGTCTCTACTCTCTAGCTTAACTTTATTTTTGTTACATGACCCTTAATAACATATTGAGATGAATTGCCGATTATTATGTTTAGGACTGCACATGAATCGGATAATATTCGCATATTCGCGGTAATTATTCGCATTCGATTCGAATTTTGCGGATATTATTCGATCCGCAGAgccatcggatcggatcagatctgATTCGCACTATGGTAAGATCGGATTACGGATTTAGCAATGATATCCATGAATTCGATCCGCAAATCCGCATATCTGCACTACGTCTCATATAAATAGCATAATTTAAGAAAGTAAACCCTAATGtaatatgaattttagtgtgttgttttataaattttatgatatcttgtttttaattttttatgttgtacttcaacttagaataattaaacttaaatcttgtgttattatgtctttttgttattcaagagaacttttattgataatattttaagagtaaataagctcaaacaggtgaaaaatgaattttatggatatttttttgtaaaaatagagaaatagaatcttaaaatagttttttttaattatgcggatatacccaatatccgatccgatccgatctgcatgtatgcggatcggatcggatctggCCTGAAAAAAATGCAGATATTGTATCCGATCCGATGAGTACAGTGCGGATCGGATAAAATTTTAGactatatccgatccgatccgatccgtgtgCAGCCTTAATTACATTAGActtctaaataattatttattatgataattgaatttttttatcttaatttttttcttataaaatctttaacattttaattttaatttcacttaagaattttaaaatcttcttaaaaaataaattaagataaaaaaattttaattgtcatATTAAATAGCTATTAAAAAATCTGCGTAACAAACGTTAAGTTTATTTTAGTTGTCGTTACTGTTTTAGAacaaaaatggcaaaaaattaatttgagtcAGGAATATaaagttagaaaatccaattaaataaattaaaattttaaaaatcatattaagATGAAAAAGTACATATAGTAATAGAGAAATGTTAAAGGAGAgaattatcagaatttattatttttgttttatttttaatgattaaagataataaattctaatgaatttcaaacatttttcataataatatttACATGTAATGGATATAATATCGAACATGGAAGAATTCTTCGTATtagaggaaaataagaacaaattaattaaatctaAAAGAAATAGGAAATAATTAATTTCATGGAAgtaaaatcttaaagaagaaattATTCTAATGACTAATTTTTTACATGATTGATTACATTACTGTTATTTCTGTTTATAGT contains:
- the LOC112769087 gene encoding coumaroyl-CoA:anthocyanidin 3-O-glucoside-6''-O-coumaroyltransferase 2-like gives rise to the protein MENHHSKHKLVEQTQVGLAKAYHDNDDPKIKSLPLTFLDLPFTGPIYVRRQFFYNFPFSTNHFYQNTLPTLKLSLSLTLQRFFPLAGNLLCPPPPHKPFIQCTNEDTVTFTIVESASNFDHISSNDPKSVKDLDHLVPTLMDKATHDKNDDTIVSPLVALQVTVFPNRGLCIAITYCHVMDGRCCGHFMKFWSSLCGIINLEEIIDSTLLEKHYSLLPCFDREILKDPNELEAVLLKDYFNERTLWKDKLVAQSQNGESILEEDYVKTTIVFGKEDIEAMKRFAMNKLKKSNGYKAPQYLSTFMVICGFVWSSLIKTTRHNDNNEGGEEEEEHFHFPADCRNNNLLGYPIPITYFGNCITQCQTKLKRMELKGEDGFVNAVKVIEKGINDMKSSPFQGAENWKALFMKLFVLGNSAFHVMASHKLGVYETDFGFGRPKKVEMVHSSKAISLAESGHVEGGVEVGLVLKRVHYQRFVHVLKQGFRDLI